In Pararge aegeria chromosome W unlocalized genomic scaffold, ilParAegt1.1 SUPER_W_unloc_5, whole genome shotgun sequence, one DNA window encodes the following:
- the LOC120636856 gene encoding uncharacterized protein LOC120636856 yields MAFRASNATKSSNVASVNVKHVDPENRKRPPVKAPSKDLPFLAKSAAEGPLEELATTANQLFQEAKTQLEQSGNIKATIKETLIECLSGLYTIALRLNDKAPCPVVQTAPVADFAKEVLEEIRKQSDLVVAARTDMGAVRETVEKLNDDINKNTLGGISYAAMAATTKSAKTSFSQPERVHSLIVSSVDAHDTSDDVIVKIRTAVSAKISGLRVDRLRKVRDQKVVLGCQTQEELAKVADKLRSGNPTLLIEEKANKDPLIIIKNVLSYNTDEDITGALKNQNAHLLAGIPEGNYRAVVRYRRKARNPLECHAVLQVSPSVWQNLTQAGKVHVDLQRVQVEDQSPLIQCTRCLSYGHGRKLCTEAADQCSHCTGPHLRRDCPHWMAGEKATCRNCQAAKLDKLDHDTFDKECPIRKKWDRLARLSVAYC; encoded by the coding sequence ATGGCATTCAGAGCGTCAAATGCAACTAAATCTTCTAACGTGGCCAGTGTCAACGTTAAGCACGTTGACCCAGAAAACCGCAAGCGCCCTCCTGTCAAGGCACCCTCTAAAGACCTGCCCTTCTTGGCGAAGTCGGCCGCGGAAGGCCCCCTTGAGGAGCTGGCTACCACGGCAAACCAGCTCTTCCAGGAAGCCAAGACTCAGTTGGAGCAGTCTGGAAATATAAAAGCGACTATAAAAGAGACACTGATCGAGTGCCTTAGCGGCCTGTACACAATTGCGCTGAGACTCAACGACAAAGCACCGTGTCCAGTCGTTCAAACTGCTCCCGTCGCTGACTTTGCCAAGGAGGTCTTGGAAGAAATCAGAAAACAGAGTGATCTTGTAGTTGCGGCCAGAACTGATATGGGTGCCGTCAGAGAAACGGTCGAAAAACTCAACGACGACATTAACAAAAACACTTTAGGCGGCATCTCATATGCGGCAATGGCCGCAACCACCAAATCGGCGAAGACCTCTTTCTCCCAGCCTGAGCGGGTCCACTCGCTGATCGTATCTTCAGTTGACGCTCATGATACCAGTGACGATGTGATAGTGAAAATCAGAACTGCAGTGAGCGCAAAGATATCGGGCCTGCGGGTGGACCGGCTCAGGAAAGTGAGAGATCAAAAAGTGGTGTTGGGATGTCAGACCCAGGAAGAGCTGGCCAAGGTAGCAGATAAGCTCAGGTCTGGCAATCCAACACTACTAATAGAAGAGAAAGCAAATAAAGACCCgttgattataataaaaaatgttcttaGCTATAATACAGACGAAGACATAACGGGCGCTCTGAAAAACCAGAATGCACACCTGCTGGCGGGGATACCTGAAGGGAACTACAGGGCCGTGGTGCGGTATCGACGGAAAGCGAGAAACCCACTCGAATGCCACGCGGTCCTGCAGGTGTCCCCATCAGTGTGGCAAAACCTTACCCAGGCTGGCAAGGTGCACGTGGATTTGCAGAGGGTGCAGGTCGAAGACCAGTCTCCGTTAATCCAGTGCACACGATGTCTGTCTTACGGGCACGGTAGGAAACTCTGCACGGAAGCGGCAGACCAGTGCAGTCATTGTACTGGGCCGCACCTGAGGAGGGACTGCCCACACTGGATGGCAGGAGAAAAGGCTACGTGTCGCAATTGTCAGGCGGCCAAACTGGATAAACTGGACCACGACACCTTTGACAAAGAATGCCCAATCCGCAAAAAATGGGATAGGCTGGCAAGACTTAGTGTCGCCTACTGTTAA